The genomic window AAAATTTTGGAAACGTAGCAGGCGTCATAGCGAGAATGCTAGCTAGACTAGACCTGCTGGTGGCCGGCTGGGTTGTAGGCGGCACACAGAGCTCCTCGTGGGTGTAGGTGTCAACCATCACTACCAATCACCAGCAGAGGAGCAAGTACTGAGCAATGGCGCTTCAACCTggatcgtcctcgtcctcgtcctcgtcctcgtcccacCACGCGCTAGCAATTAGTAGCAGCGAAATGCTGGTGAGGAGTAGTAAGTACTCCTACTCTACTCCTAATAGACAtaggcagcagctgctgctgtcgCCGATGGACCAGGAACGAACAGAGAACAACCGGATGTACTTGCATTGGCTGTGTTACGTGTTAACCGATGCATGCAATCGCGCGATGTACCCCGTGTGAAATGTGAAATGTGAAAATGAATGTGATCTGCTGATGGCCCGTGGTTAGTTGTGCAGGGCAGCTGAAGAAGCTGCTGGCGCCGAGGACGGGGCTGCAGCCGGCGGACCAGCAGCTGAGCTACCGGGGCAGGCCGCGGGGCAACGCCGACTACCTGGACGCGTGCGGCGTCAAGAACAAGTCCAAGATGGCGCTTGCCGAGGACCCCGCCAGCCTCGAGCGCCGCTACATCGAGCGCCAGAAGAACGCCAGGATCGATACCGCCAACCGCGCCATCGGCGCCGTCGCCCTCGAGGTCGACAAGCTCGCCGATCAGGTACCAATCCGGTCCGtgcattgttgttggtttttgtgGGATCGGAGTCGTCAAGGTGCCAATCCGTGCTGCTTCGGACAAGGACAAGCAGGCATGGGAGGCGGCCGGGGAAGGTGCAATTGAATGGCGAGCTGAGTACAGTGCGTAATAATCTGCCCAAGGAATTAGTAGTAGTAGGTGAGCAAATTGACTCTGCATGAATGGACGGACACGGATGAATGCCCTGCCCTGCCCTCATGTACGTGGTGGCGACTGGTGAGCAGTGGAATTCCCACGTGGGCCCGttagcttcgctgaaaaaacaaaccgaaacattgttccggttgatttgtcgtgagagaaaaacattgttccggagcTAAAAAgaacggattataagacaagcgaacagatcTAGTCCATTTATTGGTAGAACTAGAATAACCATTCCCATTCCAACAGGGACACACCGCTCGAATGAATCGAATCCCTGACAAGGATTATGTGCTCCTGCAGTGCAGGGTACTGCCATTTTCATCCATCATTACTGTATAGCATTTTGCTAGCTGCTTCTCTGATGACAGACGATGAAGCAAGTGATCTTCGTAATGCTGATGATTGTTGTTCCCTGTCGTAGGTAACCAGTATCGAGAAATCGATCTCTAGAGGGAACAAGGTGGCGGAGGTGCAGATCACGACGCTGATCGAGCTGCTGATGCGGCACGCGGTGAAGCTGGAGAGCATACCTGCAGCCGGCGGGGACTCCTCTTCGCAGAAGAACATTCAGGTACACCTATCTGCACTGAATGGCATCACAGCATGGGCATTATTATTCAGACCAGTTTCAGACTCTCAGGGGCACCGTTCTGTTAGTTATTGGTAGTACTCCGTAGTAAGTAGCAAGGTCTAGCATTGATATCAATAGGAAATATCTGGCCTGTGAGTGGCCAAGCAGTGCCATGACAAGCAGTGCATGCAAGTGTTCATGCGACTGAGAGGGAactttagctagctagctagctgcctcATGCCTGTCACCTGTCGTCGTCGGTGGGTAATGAAGGTGTCCAGTGTCCTGTATGCATGCCACCCGAAACAGGCTCATCAGTCATCACCTATTCACCATACTTCTATTGAACAGTAATGAACACATGGTCCCGGGCACGAGCATGCGTTCCACCTACAGCCCTTTCCCTGCTTCAAATGTCAGGTTTGGTGCCAGCTAACCTGCTACTCTCCTAGATTGTTTTCTGAATTCAGCCTACCAGCTCTGTTTCTGAAGATatccgccctgttcgtttgggcttgt from Miscanthus floridulus cultivar M001 chromosome 11, ASM1932011v1, whole genome shotgun sequence includes these protein-coding regions:
- the LOC136493739 gene encoding BAG family molecular chaperone regulator 1-like, coding for MASVMHRSSSDGGSSSGWSDAAAAVAAAAEERARWEVRPSGMVVQARDDAAGPGGAPPRPPPPEIKVRVKYGGARHEVSVSPIATFGQLKKLLAPRTGLQPADQQLSYRGRPRGNADYLDACGVKNKSKMALAEDPASLERRYIERQKNARIDTANRAIGAVALEVDKLADQVTSIEKSISRGNKVAEVQITTLIELLMRHAVKLESIPAAGGDSSSQKNIQAKRVQKCVETLDVLKVSNARLQAVVVTTKWETFDAAATTQTQWELFD